The proteins below are encoded in one region of Limnochorda pilosa:
- a CDS encoding IS110 family RNA-guided transposase encodes MKTDEKITLVRSNTLIVAVEVVKKTHYARVIDQVGRTVEEPFEFHNGDEGFRRLERRLLRRQAEIGAERVIIGMEPTGHYWKPLAYWLVGRGYTVVLVNPIITKRPKEDRDNSPSKTDPKDTGVIADLVLQGKFLEVLLPKGVYANLRQLNVARRELKAKLSSGKNRLHAILDEFFPEFTDVFKDPLGMGALWVLEHCPFPDDVLPFPFEELIGGRRQASRNRVGRARAEKLFETAWESVGVQEGLEGARVRLRSTLVELRVYKEQLVEVEAAMKRQLEATGVAEYLLSIPGIGMVLAAGFLAETGDLSAYRNWRQLRNLAGLNVKQNSSGKHKGKTTITKRGRPGLREVLYQAAIGVAQHSPELRELYHYWLSRPQNPLKPKAALVALGLKALRIMSTLATRKEYYGPAKVLGEVRKTQLRAA; translated from the coding sequence GTGAAAACCGATGAGAAGATCACGCTTGTTCGCTCCAACACCCTGATCGTGGCGGTGGAGGTGGTCAAGAAGACCCACTACGCACGCGTCATCGATCAGGTGGGGCGAACTGTCGAGGAGCCGTTTGAGTTCCACAACGGCGACGAAGGGTTTCGCCGCCTGGAGAGGCGGCTCCTACGCCGGCAAGCAGAAATCGGCGCGGAGAGGGTGATCATCGGGATGGAGCCCACCGGCCACTACTGGAAGCCGCTGGCCTACTGGCTGGTCGGCAGGGGCTACACCGTGGTGCTGGTCAACCCGATAATCACGAAGCGTCCCAAGGAGGACCGTGACAACAGCCCGAGCAAGACGGACCCGAAGGACACGGGGGTGATCGCGGATCTGGTGCTCCAGGGGAAGTTCCTCGAGGTGCTCCTGCCCAAAGGGGTCTACGCGAACCTGCGACAGTTGAACGTGGCCCGGCGTGAGCTCAAGGCGAAGCTGAGCAGCGGGAAGAACAGGCTCCATGCGATTCTCGACGAGTTCTTCCCGGAGTTCACGGACGTTTTCAAGGATCCCCTCGGCATGGGAGCTTTGTGGGTCCTGGAGCACTGCCCGTTCCCGGACGACGTGCTGCCTTTCCCGTTCGAGGAGCTCATCGGGGGTCGACGCCAGGCCAGCAGGAACCGTGTGGGCCGAGCCAGAGCGGAAAAGCTGTTCGAGACAGCCTGGGAGTCGGTGGGCGTGCAGGAAGGGCTGGAAGGGGCCAGGGTTCGCCTGAGGAGTACTCTGGTGGAGCTCCGGGTGTACAAGGAGCAGCTCGTCGAGGTCGAGGCCGCCATGAAGCGGCAGTTGGAGGCGACGGGGGTGGCAGAGTACCTGCTCAGCATCCCCGGGATCGGGATGGTGCTGGCGGCAGGCTTCCTGGCCGAGACCGGGGATCTGAGCGCGTATCGGAACTGGCGGCAGTTGCGGAACCTGGCGGGGCTCAACGTGAAGCAGAACAGCTCCGGGAAGCACAAGGGCAAGACGACGATCACCAAGCGAGGCCGCCCGGGATTGCGGGAAGTGCTCTATCAAGCGGCTATCGGCGTCGCCCAACACAGCCCAGAGCTCCGGGAGCTGTATCACTACTGGCTGAGTCGGCCACAGAATCCGCTGAAGCCGAAAGCGGCCCTGGTCGCCCTGGGACTGAAGGCGCTGCGGATCATGTCCACCTTGGCGACCCGTAAGGAGTACTACGGCCCGGCCAAGGTGCTGGGTGAGGTACGGAAGACGCAACTGCGCGCCGCATAA
- a CDS encoding fluoroquinolone export ABC transporter permease subunit produces the protein MSDRIRGGGRHRFWTLVWQDVRFEVRHGMYTVYAVVCALYVLVLLSLSPAVREVAAPLLVFSDPAALGFFFVGGMVLLERKQDVLTGLFVTPLDPAEYVAAKATSLALLSVLAAYAIMLPLYGWAFNWYFLTAGVFFSSVLLTLVSIPFAMRAETLNEYFLTAGASMAVVIPPVVEYFLESRNLLFYLFPTQASLVLIAGALEPVSPALLLYSHLYLIASIGAAWWWARREVTRVVHRQTGGSTWRPA, from the coding sequence ATGAGCGATCGGATCCGAGGCGGCGGCCGGCACCGGTTCTGGACGCTGGTATGGCAGGATGTACGCTTTGAGGTGCGGCACGGGATGTACACGGTGTATGCCGTGGTCTGCGCCCTGTACGTCCTGGTGTTGCTCTCCCTTTCTCCGGCGGTGCGTGAGGTCGCGGCCCCGTTGCTGGTCTTCTCGGATCCGGCGGCCCTTGGGTTCTTCTTCGTGGGGGGCATGGTCCTCCTGGAACGGAAGCAGGATGTGCTGACCGGACTCTTCGTCACGCCCCTCGATCCGGCCGAGTATGTTGCCGCCAAGGCGACCTCGCTGGCGCTGCTCTCCGTTCTCGCGGCCTACGCCATCATGCTCCCGCTCTACGGATGGGCCTTCAACTGGTACTTCCTGACCGCCGGCGTCTTCTTCTCCTCGGTCCTTCTCACCCTGGTCAGCATCCCCTTTGCGATGCGCGCGGAAACGTTGAACGAGTACTTCCTGACCGCCGGCGCCAGCATGGCTGTCGTCATTCCGCCCGTCGTGGAGTACTTCCTTGAGTCCAGGAATCTCCTGTTCTACCTGTTTCCGACCCAGGCCTCGTTGGTGCTCATCGCCGGAGCGCTCGAGCCAGTCTCGCCGGCCCTGCTGCTCTACAGTCATCTCTATCTGATCGCCTCGATTGGTGCTGCGTGGTGGTGGGCGCGCCGGGAAGTGACCCGCGTGGTCCACAGGCAGACAGGAGGTTCCACATGGAGACCCGCCTGA
- a CDS encoding ABC transporter ATP-binding protein — translation MIRVAGLAYRYPGSTRDALQGVDFSVEPGEIFGFLGPSGAGKSTTQKLVIGVLRDYRGTVEVMGRDLRHFGREYYRHVGVCFELPNLYTRFTAVENLDFFSKLYDKPTQDPLRLLRLVGLEGEAHTRVGEFSKGMKMRLNFCRALLHDPEILFLDEPTSGLDPTNGRRIMEIIREQKRQGKTVFLTTHNMTVADQLCDRVAFIVDGRISLIDAPRELKLRHGRRRVRVECRNNGSTVAWEFPLADIGENGDFMALLKAGTVETIHTQEATLEDVFVATTGRGLL, via the coding sequence ATGATCCGTGTGGCCGGCCTCGCCTATCGATACCCAGGATCGACCAGAGATGCCCTGCAAGGGGTGGACTTCTCCGTCGAACCGGGGGAGATCTTCGGATTCCTCGGACCGAGTGGAGCGGGGAAGAGCACCACCCAGAAGCTCGTCATCGGTGTGCTGCGGGACTACCGGGGAACGGTGGAGGTGATGGGCCGCGACCTGCGGCACTTCGGCAGGGAGTACTATCGTCATGTGGGGGTCTGCTTTGAGCTGCCCAACCTGTACACCAGGTTCACCGCCGTCGAGAACCTGGACTTCTTCAGCAAGCTGTACGACAAACCCACGCAGGATCCGCTCAGGCTGCTCCGCCTGGTGGGGCTGGAGGGGGAGGCCCACACCCGGGTGGGAGAGTTCTCCAAGGGAATGAAGATGCGCCTGAACTTCTGCCGGGCCTTGCTGCACGACCCGGAGATCCTCTTTCTCGACGAGCCCACGTCCGGACTCGATCCGACCAACGGGAGGCGGATCATGGAGATCATCCGGGAGCAGAAGCGCCAGGGCAAGACGGTCTTTCTCACCACCCACAACATGACGGTGGCTGACCAGCTCTGCGACCGTGTGGCGTTCATCGTGGATGGGAGGATCAGCCTGATCGATGCCCCGCGGGAGCTGAAGCTGCGCCACGGACGGCGACGGGTCCGGGTCGAATGCCGGAACAACGGCTCTACGGTAGCCTGGGAGTTTCCGCTCGCGGACATCGGAGAGAACGGGGATTTCATGGCCCTCTTGAAAGCGGGAACGGTGGAGACGATCCACACCCAGGAAGCGACCCTTGAGGATGTCTTCGTCGCCACCACCGGCAGGGGGCTGCTATGA
- a CDS encoding TetR/AcrR family transcriptional regulator: MPKEFTAERRDEIREALMTHGRQLFARHGLKRVTVDELCRAVGIAKGSFYAFFESKEDLFMSVVEREESFRDELLNRIVSEAENTREGIRRFMHEGLKHLTENELLQQLYKEGTYQALVRKLGQERLDKHRIKDARELSGYVEYLQNRGLILDAEPEVVVGLFRAVFLLTLHRAEIGENVFERVFSLLAEVLARGMITEKGATE, from the coding sequence ATGCCGAAAGAGTTCACCGCGGAGCGACGGGACGAGATACGGGAGGCGCTCATGACCCACGGTCGGCAGCTCTTCGCCCGGCATGGGCTGAAGCGGGTGACGGTGGACGAACTCTGCCGCGCGGTGGGGATCGCCAAGGGGTCGTTCTACGCCTTCTTTGAGTCCAAAGAAGATCTGTTCATGTCGGTGGTGGAGCGGGAGGAGAGCTTCCGGGACGAGCTGTTGAACCGGATCGTCTCCGAGGCGGAGAACACTCGCGAGGGCATCCGGCGGTTCATGCACGAAGGGCTGAAACACCTGACGGAAAACGAGCTGTTGCAACAACTCTACAAAGAGGGCACCTACCAGGCCCTGGTGCGGAAGCTCGGGCAGGAGCGGCTGGACAAGCATCGGATCAAAGATGCGCGCGAGCTTTCGGGATATGTGGAGTACCTGCAGAACCGGGGACTGATCCTCGACGCGGAACCGGAGGTGGTGGTCGGACTGTTCCGGGCGGTCTTCCTGCTGACACTGCACCGGGCGGAGATCGGGGAGAACGTGTTTGAACGAGTGTTCAGCCTCCTGGCCGAGGTCCTTGCCCGAGGCATGATCACCGAGAAGGGGGCGACGGAATGA